The Streptomyces sp. Mut1 genome window below encodes:
- a CDS encoding response regulator, with protein sequence MTAAIKVLLVDDQALLRSAFRVLVDSEPDMRVVGEAADGTQAVEVARTERPDVVLMDIRMPGTDGLTATRMISADPDLADVRVVMLTTFEVDEYVVQSLRAGASGFLGKGAEPDELLNAIRIAAGGEALLSPAATKGLIATFLAQSANGADAGPGAAVYSERLAALTGREREVLVLVAGGLSNDEIAERLVVSPLTVKTHVNRAMAKLGARDRAQLVVIAYESGLVRPRVE encoded by the coding sequence ATGACAGCTGCCATCAAGGTCCTGCTCGTGGACGACCAGGCGCTGCTGCGCAGCGCGTTCCGGGTGCTGGTCGACTCGGAGCCCGACATGCGGGTGGTGGGCGAGGCGGCGGACGGGACGCAGGCCGTGGAGGTGGCCCGCACCGAGCGGCCCGACGTGGTGCTGATGGACATCCGGATGCCCGGTACGGACGGGCTGACCGCGACCCGGATGATCAGCGCCGACCCGGATCTCGCGGACGTCCGCGTGGTCATGCTCACCACCTTCGAGGTGGACGAGTACGTGGTGCAGTCGCTGCGCGCCGGTGCCTCGGGCTTCCTCGGCAAGGGCGCCGAACCGGACGAACTCCTCAACGCCATCCGGATCGCGGCCGGGGGCGAGGCGCTGCTCTCGCCCGCCGCGACCAAGGGCCTGATCGCCACGTTCCTCGCACAGAGCGCGAACGGGGCCGACGCGGGGCCGGGCGCGGCCGTGTACTCCGAGCGGCTGGCGGCCCTCACCGGCCGGGAGCGCGAGGTGCTGGTCCTGGTCGCGGGCGGGCTGTCCAACGACGAGATCGCCGAGCGCCTGGTCGTCAGCCCACTCACCGTCAAGACGCATGTGAACCGGGCCATGGCGAAGCTGGGCGCCCGGGACCGCGCGCAACTGGTGGTAATTGCGTACGAATCGGGCCTGGTGCGCCCTCGGGTGGAGTAA
- a CDS encoding class I SAM-dependent methyltransferase, which yields MAARFPVGQRLRILDVGMGQGTQALRLARAGHTVTGLESDPEMLRVAREALGGEPAGIRERVRLIEGNGQDTGVHFLPGSFDVVLCHGVLMYVQEPDAMVAGLARMLAPGGLLSLLVRNADALAMRPGTAGDWDGALAAFDSARYTNRLGLSVRADRLDALTATLASIAAPLHAWYGVRIFTDNVSNDVELPPAAELERVLAAEDRAGRTDPYRGVAALLHLCGVRG from the coding sequence ATGGCGGCCCGCTTCCCGGTCGGGCAGCGGCTGCGCATCCTCGACGTCGGCATGGGCCAGGGCACGCAGGCGCTCCGGCTCGCCCGCGCCGGCCACACGGTGACCGGGCTGGAGTCCGACCCGGAGATGCTGCGGGTCGCCCGTGAGGCGCTCGGCGGCGAGCCCGCGGGCATCCGCGAGCGGGTCCGCCTCATCGAGGGCAACGGCCAGGACACCGGGGTGCACTTCCTGCCCGGCAGCTTCGACGTGGTGCTCTGCCACGGCGTCCTGATGTACGTCCAGGAGCCGGACGCGATGGTCGCGGGCCTGGCGAGGATGCTGGCGCCGGGCGGGCTGCTGTCGCTGCTCGTACGGAACGCGGACGCGCTGGCGATGCGGCCCGGGACGGCCGGGGACTGGGACGGGGCGCTGGCCGCGTTCGACAGCGCCCGGTACACCAACCGGCTCGGGCTGTCCGTGCGCGCGGACCGGCTCGACGCGCTCACGGCGACGCTGGCCTCGATCGCGGCGCCGCTGCACGCCTGGTACGGGGTGCGGATCTTCACGGACAACGTGAGCAACGACGTCGAGCTGCCGCCCGCGGCAGAGCTGGAACGGGTGCTCGCGGCGGAGGACCGGGCGGGGCGGACGGACCCCTATCGCGGGGTGGCCGCGCTGCTGCACCTGTGCGGGGTGCGGGGGTAG
- a CDS encoding efflux RND transporter permease subunit, producing MSWLSRFSLAQRALIGLISIVALVFGAIAIPQLKQQLLPTIELPMVSVLAPYQGASPDVVEKQVVEPLENSIKAVDGVTGITSTASEGNAVIMASFDFGSDGTKQLVADIQQAVNRARVQLPADVDPQVIAGSTDDIPTVVLAVTSDKDQQALADQLDRTVVPALEDIDGVGQVSVDGVRDLQISVTPDDKKLAAAGLDASSLSQALQAGGATVPAGAFSESGKSRTIQVGGAFSSLKQIEDLRVTGQDPASGKPGKPVRVSDIATVKQEPAAADSITRTNGRPSLAVMATMDKDGSAVAISNAVEDKLPDLRKDLGSGAELTVVSDQGPAVSKAISGLTTEGALGLVFAVIVILVFLGSLRSTLVTAVSIPLSVVLALIVLWTRDLSLNMLTLGALTIAIGRVVDDSIVVLENIKRHLGYGEERQSAILTAVKEVAGAVTSSTLTTVAVFLPIGLVGGMVGELFGSFSLTVTAALLASLLVSLTVVPVLSFWFLRAPKGTAEDPDKARRDAEEKEARSRLQRIYVPVLRFATRRRITSVVIAVAVLFGTFGMAPLLKTNFFDQGEQEVLSIKQKLTPGTSLAAADEAAKKVEKLLSDDKGVKDYQVTVGSSGFMAAFGGGTGANQASYQVTLKDSAGFEATQDRIEKGLAKLDGIGDTTISAGDGFGSQDLSVVVKSADGDTLRKASEQVRAEVAKLKDVTDVQSDLAQSVPRISVKANDKAADAGYNQATLGAAVAAAVRGTPSGKAIMDDAERDVVIKSAHPATTMQELKDLPLGGTKLGSIAEVKLVPGPVSMTRIDGQRAATITARPTGDNTGAVSTSLQTKINALDLPDGATATIGGVSEDQDDAFVNLGLAMLAAIAIVFMLLVATFRSLIQPLILLVSIPFAATGALGLLIVTGTPMGVPAMIGMLMLIGIVVTNAIVLIDLINQYRTQGLGVVEAVIEGGRHRLRPILMTALATIFALLPMALGVTGEGGFISQPLAVVVIGGLISSTLLTLLLVPTLYAMVELRKERRAGKKAAKRARKAGLPAPAESQEASSDELEPAKG from the coding sequence ATGTCCTGGCTGTCCAGATTCAGCCTCGCGCAAAGGGCCCTGATCGGGCTGATCTCGATCGTCGCGCTCGTTTTCGGCGCGATCGCGATCCCGCAGCTCAAGCAGCAGTTGCTGCCCACCATCGAACTTCCGATGGTGTCGGTGCTCGCCCCCTATCAGGGCGCGTCCCCCGATGTGGTCGAGAAGCAGGTCGTCGAACCGCTCGAGAATTCGATCAAGGCCGTAGACGGTGTCACCGGCATCACGTCGACCGCCAGCGAGGGCAACGCCGTCATCATGGCGTCCTTCGACTTCGGTTCCGACGGCACCAAGCAGCTTGTCGCCGACATCCAGCAGGCCGTGAACCGCGCCCGCGTCCAGCTGCCCGCCGATGTCGACCCGCAGGTCATCGCCGGCTCGACGGACGACATCCCGACCGTCGTCCTCGCGGTCACCTCCGACAAGGACCAGCAGGCGCTCGCCGACCAGCTGGACCGCACCGTCGTCCCCGCCCTGGAGGACATCGACGGTGTCGGCCAGGTCTCCGTCGATGGTGTACGGGACCTCCAGATCTCCGTCACCCCCGACGACAAGAAGCTCGCCGCCGCCGGTCTGGACGCGTCCTCGCTCTCCCAGGCCCTCCAGGCGGGCGGCGCGACCGTCCCCGCCGGCGCCTTCTCCGAGTCCGGCAAGAGCCGCACCATCCAGGTGGGTGGTGCCTTCTCCTCGCTGAAGCAGATCGAGGACCTGCGGGTCACCGGTCAGGACCCGGCGTCCGGCAAGCCCGGCAAGCCGGTGCGCGTCAGTGACATCGCGACGGTGAAGCAGGAGCCCGCCGCCGCGGACTCCATCACCCGCACCAACGGCAGGCCGAGCCTCGCCGTCATGGCGACGATGGACAAGGACGGCAGCGCCGTCGCCATCTCGAACGCGGTCGAGGACAAGCTCCCGGACCTGCGCAAGGACCTCGGCTCCGGCGCCGAGCTGACCGTCGTCTCCGACCAGGGCCCCGCCGTCTCCAAGGCGATCTCCGGCCTGACCACCGAGGGCGCGCTCGGCCTGGTCTTCGCGGTCATCGTGATCCTGGTCTTCCTCGGCTCGCTCCGCTCCACCCTGGTCACCGCGGTCTCCATCCCGCTCTCCGTGGTCCTCGCGCTGATCGTGCTCTGGACCCGTGACCTCTCGCTCAACATGCTGACCCTGGGCGCGCTCACCATCGCGATCGGCCGGGTCGTGGACGACTCGATCGTCGTCCTGGAGAACATCAAGCGGCACCTCGGCTACGGCGAGGAGCGCCAGTCGGCGATCCTCACCGCGGTGAAGGAGGTGGCCGGCGCGGTCACCTCGTCCACGCTCACCACCGTCGCCGTCTTCCTGCCGATCGGCCTCGTCGGCGGCATGGTCGGCGAGCTGTTCGGCTCCTTCTCGCTGACCGTCACCGCGGCCCTGCTGGCCTCGCTGCTCGTCTCGCTGACCGTGGTCCCCGTCCTGTCGTTCTGGTTCCTGCGCGCCCCCAAGGGCACCGCGGAGGACCCGGACAAGGCGCGCCGCGACGCCGAGGAGAAGGAAGCCCGCAGCCGGCTCCAGCGGATCTACGTCCCGGTGCTCCGCTTCGCCACCCGGCGCCGCATCACCAGTGTCGTCATCGCCGTCGCCGTCCTGTTCGGCACCTTCGGCATGGCCCCGCTGCTGAAGACGAACTTCTTCGACCAGGGCGAGCAGGAAGTCCTGTCCATCAAGCAGAAGCTGACCCCGGGCACCAGCCTGGCGGCCGCCGACGAGGCGGCCAAGAAGGTCGAGAAGCTCCTCTCCGACGACAAGGGCGTCAAGGACTACCAGGTCACCGTCGGCTCGTCCGGCTTCATGGCGGCCTTCGGCGGCGGTACCGGCGCCAACCAGGCCTCCTACCAGGTCACCCTGAAGGACTCGGCCGGCTTCGAGGCCACCCAGGACCGCATCGAGAAGGGCCTCGCCAAGCTCGACGGCATCGGTGACACCACCATCAGCGCCGGCGACGGCTTCGGCAGCCAGGACCTGAGCGTCGTGGTCAAGTCGGCCGACGGGGACACCCTGAGGAAGGCGTCCGAGCAGGTGCGCGCCGAGGTCGCCAAGCTCAAGGACGTCACCGACGTCCAGAGCGACCTGGCGCAGAGCGTCCCGCGGATCTCGGTCAAGGCCAACGACAAGGCGGCCGACGCCGGATACAACCAGGCCACGCTGGGCGCGGCCGTCGCCGCGGCGGTGCGCGGCACCCCGTCCGGCAAGGCGATCATGGACGACGCCGAGCGCGACGTCGTCATCAAGTCGGCCCACCCGGCCACCACGATGCAGGAGCTGAAGGATCTTCCGCTCGGCGGCACCAAGCTCGGCTCGATCGCCGAGGTGAAGCTGGTCCCCGGTCCGGTCTCCATGACCCGCATCGACGGTCAGCGCGCCGCGACCATCACCGCGCGCCCCACGGGTGACAACACCGGCGCGGTCAGCACCTCGCTCCAGACGAAGATCAACGCCCTGGACCTCCCGGACGGTGCCACCGCCACCATCGGCGGTGTCTCCGAGGACCAGGACGACGCCTTCGTGAACCTGGGCCTGGCCATGCTGGCGGCCATCGCGATCGTCTTCATGCTGCTGGTCGCCACCTTCCGGTCGCTGATCCAGCCGCTGATCCTGCTGGTCTCCATCCCGTTCGCGGCCACCGGCGCGCTCGGCCTGCTCATCGTCACCGGCACCCCGATGGGTGTCCCGGCGATGATCGGCATGCTGATGCTGATCGGCATCGTGGTGACCAACGCGATCGTGCTGATCGACCTGATCAACCAGTACCGCACCCAGGGCCTGGGCGTCGTCGAAGCGGTCATCGAGGGCGGACGCCACCGTCTGCGCCCGATCCTCATGACCGCCCTGGCGACGATCTTCGCCCTCCTCCCGATGGCGCTCGGCGTCACCGGCGAGGGCGGCTTCATCTCCCAGCCGCTGGCCGTGGTCGTCATCGGCGGCCTGATCAGCTCGACCCTGCTGACGCTCCTCCTGGTGCCGACGCTGTACGCGATGGTCGAGCTCCGCAAGGAACGGCGCGCCGGGAAGAAGGCCGCGAAGCGCGCCAGGAAGGCGGGCCTCCCGGCCCCGGCCGAGTCGCAGGAAGCCTCCTCCGACGAGCTGGAGCCCGCGAAGGGCTGA
- a CDS encoding S1C family serine protease → MDVFHSRRRARRLLLPLSAGFCALALVSGCSGSNASASKPDATKSGSAQPGPAPKAAGDLQSEYQSVINDVLPSVVQIDASDSLGSGVVYDAKGHIVTNAHVVGEEKTFKVTVATGEKVLKASLVATYPEQDLAVIKLDDVPDGLRAAKFGDSEKVAVGQIVLAMGSPLGLSSSVTQGIVSALGRTVSESSSGGGTGATIANMVQTSAAINPGNSGGALVNLNSQVIGIPTLAASDPQMGDSAAPGIGFAIPASMVRTVADQIIKNGKVIDSGRAALDITGRTVVNASYQPAGVAIVSAKKGGAAADAGLRSGDIITKVGGTPVTTITSLSEALAGNKPGDKVTVTYMRGNAEKTADVTLGEI, encoded by the coding sequence ATGGATGTCTTTCACTCCCGCCGTCGTGCGCGCCGGCTGCTGCTGCCCCTGTCCGCCGGCTTCTGCGCCCTCGCGCTGGTGAGCGGCTGCTCCGGTTCGAACGCCTCCGCCTCGAAGCCCGACGCGACGAAGTCCGGATCGGCCCAGCCCGGCCCTGCCCCGAAGGCCGCCGGTGATCTGCAGAGCGAGTACCAGTCCGTCATCAACGACGTGCTGCCGTCCGTCGTGCAGATCGACGCGTCCGACAGCCTCGGCTCCGGTGTGGTCTACGACGCCAAGGGCCACATCGTCACCAACGCCCACGTCGTCGGCGAGGAGAAGACGTTCAAGGTCACGGTGGCCACCGGCGAGAAGGTCCTGAAGGCGTCACTGGTCGCCACCTATCCCGAGCAGGATCTCGCCGTCATCAAGCTCGACGACGTGCCCGACGGGCTGCGGGCCGCGAAGTTCGGCGACTCGGAGAAGGTCGCCGTGGGACAGATCGTGCTGGCGATGGGCTCGCCGCTCGGCCTGTCCAGCAGCGTCACCCAGGGCATCGTCTCGGCGCTCGGCCGGACCGTGAGCGAGAGCAGCTCGGGCGGCGGGACCGGAGCGACCATCGCGAACATGGTCCAGACGTCGGCCGCGATCAACCCGGGCAACAGCGGCGGCGCCCTCGTCAACCTGAACAGCCAGGTCATCGGCATTCCGACGCTCGCGGCCTCCGACCCGCAGATGGGCGACAGCGCGGCGCCCGGGATCGGCTTCGCCATCCCCGCCTCGATGGTGCGGACGGTGGCGGACCAGATCATCAAGAACGGCAAGGTCATCGACTCGGGCCGGGCCGCTCTGGACATCACGGGCCGCACGGTCGTCAACGCCAGTTACCAGCCCGCGGGCGTCGCGATCGTCAGCGCGAAAAAGGGCGGCGCGGCCGCCGACGCGGGGCTGCGGTCCGGCGACATCATCACCAAGGTCGGCGGCACCCCCGTCACCACGATCACCTCGCTCTCCGAGGCCCTGGCCGGGAACAAGCCGGGCGACAAGGTGACCGTGACCTACATGCGCGGCAACGCGGAGAAGACCGCCGATGTGACGCTCGGCGAGATCTGA
- a CDS encoding sensor histidine kinase yields MTTLGTGVLRVRHWLRAHPLALDGALALAVLVAMLVASYVDPGGHHGPPTFGTRTPAPSSLLLMTLGGLALVRRRREPMAVLAVTVALAFVELVTADPPTPVVMSAVIALYTVAARTDRPTTWRVGLLTMAALTAGAMLFGSAPWYGQENLGVFAWTGMAAAAGDAVRSRRAFVDAIRERAERAERTREEEARRRVAEERLRIARDLHDVVAHHIALVNVQAGVAAHIMDKRPDQAKQALAHVREASRSALNELRATVGLLRQSGDPEAPTEPAPGLALLGQLVASVRQAGLSVEVACAVGEEPPLPAAVDLAAYRVIQEALTNVRKHAGPGARAEVSVVRVGATAEVMVLDDGRGNAAGTPQATRGGGHGLLGMRERVTALGGTLTAGPRYGGGFRVHAILPVEARAQEPGRPGAADRTGENA; encoded by the coding sequence GTGACCACCCTCGGAACCGGGGTCCTGCGCGTACGCCACTGGCTGCGCGCCCATCCCCTCGCGCTGGACGGCGCGCTCGCCCTGGCCGTCCTCGTGGCCATGCTCGTCGCGTCGTACGTCGACCCGGGCGGGCACCACGGGCCGCCCACCTTCGGCACCCGCACCCCGGCCCCGAGCAGTCTGCTGCTGATGACGCTGGGCGGCCTGGCGCTGGTCCGGCGCCGCCGCGAACCCATGGCGGTGCTCGCCGTCACCGTCGCGCTGGCCTTCGTGGAGCTGGTCACGGCCGACCCGCCGACGCCCGTGGTGATGAGCGCGGTCATCGCGCTGTACACCGTCGCCGCCCGCACCGACCGGCCCACCACCTGGCGGGTCGGGCTGCTCACCATGGCCGCGCTCACCGCCGGCGCCATGCTCTTCGGCTCGGCGCCCTGGTACGGCCAGGAGAACCTGGGCGTCTTCGCCTGGACCGGCATGGCCGCGGCGGCGGGCGACGCGGTCCGCTCCCGGCGCGCGTTCGTCGACGCGATCAGGGAGCGCGCCGAGCGGGCCGAGCGCACCCGCGAGGAGGAGGCCCGCCGCCGGGTGGCCGAGGAGCGGCTGCGGATCGCCCGCGACCTGCACGACGTCGTCGCCCACCACATCGCCCTGGTCAACGTGCAGGCCGGAGTCGCCGCCCACATCATGGACAAACGCCCCGACCAGGCCAAACAGGCCCTCGCCCACGTCCGCGAGGCGAGCCGCTCCGCGCTCAACGAACTCCGCGCCACCGTCGGGCTGCTGCGCCAGTCCGGCGACCCGGAGGCCCCCACCGAACCGGCCCCCGGCCTCGCTCTCCTGGGCCAACTCGTGGCGAGCGTCCGGCAGGCGGGACTGTCCGTCGAGGTGGCCTGCGCGGTGGGGGAGGAGCCCCCGCTGCCCGCGGCCGTCGACCTGGCCGCGTACCGGGTCATCCAGGAGGCCCTGACCAATGTGCGCAAGCACGCCGGTCCGGGTGCCAGGGCCGAGGTGAGTGTCGTACGGGTCGGAGCCACGGCCGAGGTCATGGTGCTGGACGACGGCCGGGGGAACGCCGCCGGCACCCCGCAGGCCACGCGCGGCGGCGGCCACGGCCTGCTCGGGATGCGTGAACGCGTCACCGCGCTCGGCGGCACCCTCACCGCCGGTCCCCGCTACGGGGGCGGCTTCCGCGTCCATGCGATCCTGCCCGTCGAGGCCCGCGCGCAGGAGCCCGGTCGGCCGGGCGCGGCGGACCGGACGGGGGAGAACGCATGA
- the pspAA gene encoding PspA-associated protein PspAA gives MIVRIMGEGQAVLADSHLAELDKLDDALLTEMESGDGPGFRTTLHALLARVRELGTPLPDDSLEPSELILPSPDATLEEVRAMLSDDGLIPG, from the coding sequence ATGATCGTACGGATCATGGGGGAGGGCCAGGCAGTCCTGGCCGACAGTCATCTCGCCGAGCTCGACAAGCTCGACGACGCCCTGCTCACCGAGATGGAGAGCGGTGACGGGCCGGGCTTCCGCACCACCCTCCACGCGCTCCTGGCCCGGGTGCGCGAACTCGGCACACCCTTGCCCGACGACTCCCTGGAGCCGTCCGAGCTGATCCTGCCGTCGCCCGACGCGACCCTCGAAGAGGTACGCGCCATGCTCAGCGACGACGGCCTGATCCCCGGCTGA
- a CDS encoding bifunctional adenosylcobinamide kinase/adenosylcobinamide-phosphate guanylyltransferase, which yields MELTLLGTGAPDGLPRPDCPCAACATARGAGSRAATALLVDDALLLDLTPGAVFAAARAGHSLTGVRQVLLTHPHDGPAVELPAGLPPAGRVPDGRVLTLISGHRVRAVPMDAPGTGYEVTSPEGARLLYLPPGGAPAGLTEPAAQPYDLVAADIVGRPDAVARLRAVGAAGPATELVAVHLDHDAPPGPELERRLAAAGARAVPDGTTLTVGGYPAPPVVPRRTLVTGGARSGKSVEAERRLETYPEVVYVATGGGRDGDAEWAARVGLHRERRPAAWRTEETCEVAGLLASDGPPLLIDCLSLWLTDAMDRVGAWDDAAWARGGERALRDRTGELVAAVRGTRRTVVLVTNETGSGVVPATAAGRRFRDELGRLNAAVAEECEQVLLVVAGQVLTLRG from the coding sequence GTGGAACTGACTCTCCTCGGCACCGGAGCCCCCGACGGGCTGCCGCGGCCCGACTGCCCCTGCGCCGCCTGCGCCACCGCCCGCGGGGCGGGCAGCCGGGCCGCGACCGCCCTTCTGGTCGACGACGCGCTGCTGCTCGACCTCACGCCCGGGGCCGTGTTCGCCGCCGCCCGCGCGGGGCACTCGCTCACCGGCGTACGCCAGGTGCTCCTCACCCATCCGCACGACGGGCCCGCCGTCGAACTGCCCGCCGGGCTGCCGCCCGCGGGCCGGGTGCCGGACGGCCGGGTGCTGACGCTGATCAGCGGACACCGGGTGCGGGCCGTGCCGATGGACGCGCCGGGGACGGGTTACGAGGTGACGTCGCCGGAGGGCGCCCGGCTGCTCTACCTGCCGCCGGGCGGCGCACCGGCCGGCCTCACCGAGCCGGCCGCCCAGCCGTACGACCTGGTGGCGGCGGACATCGTGGGGCGGCCCGACGCGGTGGCACGGCTGCGGGCCGTCGGGGCGGCCGGGCCGGCCACCGAGCTGGTCGCCGTCCACCTGGACCACGACGCCCCGCCGGGGCCCGAGCTGGAGCGCCGGCTCGCCGCGGCCGGGGCGCGGGCCGTCCCGGACGGCACGACCCTGACGGTGGGCGGCTACCCCGCGCCGCCCGTCGTGCCCCGGCGCACGCTGGTCACCGGCGGCGCGCGCTCCGGCAAGTCGGTCGAGGCGGAACGGCGCCTGGAGACGTACCCCGAGGTCGTGTACGTGGCGACCGGGGGCGGCCGGGACGGGGACGCGGAGTGGGCGGCGCGGGTGGGGCTGCACCGGGAGCGGAGGCCGGCGGCCTGGCGCACCGAGGAGACGTGCGAGGTGGCCGGGCTGCTGGCCTCGGACGGGCCGCCGCTGCTGATCGACTGCCTGTCGCTCTGGCTGACCGACGCGATGGACCGGGTGGGCGCCTGGGACGACGCGGCGTGGGCGCGGGGCGGTGAGCGGGCGCTGCGGGACAGGACCGGCGAGCTGGTCGCCGCGGTGCGCGGGACGCGGCGCACCGTCGTCCTGGTGACCAACGAGACCGGCTCCGGTGTGGTCCCGGCGACGGCGGCCGGGCGGCGTTTCCGGGACGAGCTGGGGCGGCTGAACGCGGCGGTGGCCGAGGAGTGCGAGCAGGTGCTGCTGGTCGTGGCCGGACAGGTGCTGACGCTGCGCGGCTGA
- a CDS encoding DUF3043 domain-containing protein translates to MFRSRSKEEKAPTDKVTADLSKTSRDPQAPKGRPTPKRSEAQSQRRRASSGAPLDRKEAMKRQREARRVDMAKQREALASGDERYLPARDKGPVRRFVRDFVDSRFCIAEFFLPLAVIILILSVIQVQGIQNISLLLWLIVIVLIVIDSIGLAFRLRKQLNTRFPDTPKRGAVAYGLMRTLQMRRLRLPKPQVKRGERP, encoded by the coding sequence GTGTTCCGTAGCCGCTCCAAGGAAGAGAAGGCCCCCACCGACAAGGTGACGGCGGACCTCTCCAAGACGTCCCGCGACCCGCAGGCCCCCAAAGGTCGCCCCACCCCCAAGCGCAGCGAGGCCCAGTCGCAGCGCCGTCGTGCCTCCAGTGGCGCGCCGCTCGACCGCAAGGAGGCCATGAAGCGCCAGCGCGAAGCGCGGCGTGTGGACATGGCCAAGCAGCGGGAGGCGCTCGCCAGTGGTGACGAGCGCTATCTGCCCGCGCGCGACAAGGGGCCCGTGCGCCGCTTCGTCCGCGACTTCGTGGACTCGCGCTTCTGCATCGCGGAGTTCTTCCTGCCGCTCGCCGTGATCATCCTGATTCTCAGCGTGATCCAGGTGCAGGGCATCCAGAACATCTCGCTGCTGCTGTGGCTGATCGTGATCGTGCTGATCGTGATCGACTCGATCGGGCTCGCGTTCCGGCTGCGCAAGCAGCTGAACACGCGCTTCCCGGACACCCCGAAGCGCGGCGCGGTCGCCTACGGGCTGATGCGTACGCTCCAGATGCGTCGGCTCCGTCTGCCGAAGCCGCAGGTCAAGCGCGGGGAGCGGCCCTGA
- a CDS encoding PspA/IM30 family protein has translation MKRMGMIFRAKANKALDRAEDPRETLDYSYQKQLELLQKVRRGVADVATSRKRLELQLNQLQGQSSKLEDQGRKALALGREDLAREALSRRAALQQQVTDLETQHTTLQGEEEKLTLAAQRLQAKVDAFRTKKETIKATYTAAQAQTRIGEAFSGISEEMGDVGLAIQRAEDKTQQLQARAGAIDELLASGALDDPSGTAKDDIAAELDRISGGTDVELELQRMKAELAGGSSSQQAIEGGPQDAQQQTGQSHKFDKN, from the coding sequence ATGAAGCGTATGGGGATGATCTTCCGCGCGAAGGCAAACAAGGCCCTTGACCGGGCCGAGGATCCGCGCGAGACCCTCGATTACTCGTACCAGAAGCAGCTGGAGCTGCTTCAGAAGGTGCGCCGCGGGGTCGCCGACGTGGCGACTTCGCGCAAGCGGCTGGAGCTGCAGCTGAACCAGTTGCAGGGCCAGTCTTCGAAGCTGGAGGACCAGGGCCGCAAGGCGCTCGCGCTCGGCCGCGAGGACCTGGCGCGCGAGGCGCTGTCGCGCCGTGCCGCCCTCCAGCAGCAGGTCACCGACCTGGAGACGCAGCACACCACGCTGCAGGGCGAGGAGGAGAAGCTCACTCTGGCGGCCCAGCGGCTGCAGGCCAAGGTGGATGCCTTCCGGACGAAGAAGGAGACCATCAAGGCCACCTACACGGCGGCCCAGGCGCAGACCCGGATCGGGGAGGCCTTCTCCGGCATCTCCGAGGAGATGGGCGACGTCGGCCTCGCCATTCAGCGGGCCGAGGACAAGACCCAGCAGCTCCAGGCGCGCGCGGGCGCGATCGACGAGCTGCTCGCCTCCGGCGCCCTGGACGACCCGAGCGGCACGGCGAAGGACGACATCGCCGCCGAGCTGGACCGGATCTCCGGTGGTACGGATGTGGAGCTGGAACTTCAGCGCATGAAGGCCGAACTGGCCGGCGGTTCCTCCTCGCAGCAGGCGATCGAGGGCGGCCCGCAGGACGCCCAGCAGCAGACCGGTCAGTCCCACAAGTTCGACAAGAATTAA